In a single window of the Amycolatopsis sp. cg5 genome:
- the kdpA gene encoding potassium-transporting ATPase subunit KdpA → MSDTTAGLLQLGLLLVALAVAYKPLGDYMARVFSSEKHSKVEKGLYKLFRVNPESEQRWPTYAAGVLGFSFVSVVLLYLLQRLQPLLPWDLGRGAVSPGVAFNTAISFVTNTNWQSYVPETTMGHFVQMAGLTVQNFLSAAVGLSVAIALTRGFIRSQADRLGNFWVDLTRGTIRVLLPMAFVFSLVLIALGVVQSLKAGVAVTNPDGTSSTIALAPAASQEAIKELGTNGGGIFNANSAHPFENPNYWTNLVELFLILVIPVSLTRTFGQLVGNRKQGYVLLSVMGLLWGLMLAVTWISEAKAGGMEGKEQRFGTSLTSIFADTTTGTSTGAVNGAHDSLSALGGGGPLLNMLFGEISPGGVGTGLYGMLVMAIIAMFLAGLMVGRTPEYLGKKLGKREVTCAAVAMLAMPTVVLLGSALALMFPATESALGNGGAHGLSEVLYAYASTGNNNGSAFGGLTATSDWFQSSLGVAMAFGRYIPIIAVLCLAGSLAAQRKVPETSGTLPTTGPLFGTMLTGTVVLVAALTFIPALALGPIAEALA, encoded by the coding sequence ATGTCGGACACGACGGCCGGGCTGCTCCAGCTCGGCTTACTCCTGGTCGCTCTCGCGGTGGCTTACAAGCCACTCGGCGACTACATGGCGCGAGTGTTCTCGTCGGAGAAGCACTCGAAAGTGGAAAAGGGCCTCTACAAGCTCTTCCGCGTCAACCCCGAGTCCGAACAGCGCTGGCCGACCTACGCCGCGGGCGTGCTCGGCTTCTCGTTCGTCTCGGTGGTGCTGCTCTACCTGCTCCAGCGCCTCCAGCCGCTCCTGCCGTGGGACCTCGGCCGCGGCGCCGTCTCGCCGGGGGTCGCGTTCAACACCGCGATCAGCTTCGTCACCAACACGAACTGGCAGTCCTACGTGCCGGAGACGACCATGGGTCACTTCGTGCAGATGGCAGGCCTGACGGTGCAGAACTTCCTGTCGGCCGCGGTCGGGCTGTCCGTCGCGATCGCGCTGACCCGCGGTTTCATCCGCTCGCAGGCGGACCGGCTCGGCAACTTCTGGGTGGACCTCACGCGCGGCACGATCCGCGTCCTGCTGCCGATGGCCTTCGTCTTCTCGCTGGTCCTGATCGCGCTCGGCGTCGTGCAGAGCCTCAAGGCCGGCGTCGCCGTGACCAACCCCGACGGCACCTCGAGCACGATCGCGCTGGCGCCCGCCGCCAGCCAGGAGGCGATCAAGGAGCTCGGCACCAACGGCGGCGGCATCTTCAACGCCAACTCGGCGCACCCGTTCGAGAACCCGAACTACTGGACCAACCTGGTCGAGCTCTTCCTGATCCTGGTCATCCCGGTCTCGCTGACCCGCACGTTCGGACAGCTGGTCGGCAACCGCAAGCAGGGCTACGTGCTCCTGTCGGTGATGGGCCTGCTCTGGGGCCTGATGCTCGCGGTCACCTGGATCTCCGAGGCGAAAGCCGGTGGCATGGAAGGCAAGGAGCAGCGGTTCGGCACCAGCCTGACCTCGATCTTCGCCGACACGACCACGGGCACCTCGACCGGCGCGGTCAACGGCGCGCACGACAGCCTCAGCGCGCTCGGCGGCGGCGGCCCGCTGCTCAACATGCTCTTCGGCGAGATCTCGCCGGGCGGTGTCGGCACCGGCCTGTACGGCATGCTCGTGATGGCGATCATCGCGATGTTCCTGGCCGGGCTGATGGTCGGCCGCACCCCGGAGTACCTGGGCAAGAAGCTCGGCAAGCGCGAGGTCACCTGCGCGGCCGTCGCGATGCTCGCGATGCCGACCGTGGTACTGCTCGGTTCCGCGCTGGCGCTGATGTTCCCGGCCACGGAAAGCGCTCTCGGCAACGGTGGCGCGCACGGCCTGTCCGAGGTGCTCTACGCCTACGCGTCCACCGGCAACAACAACGGCAGCGCGTTCGGCGGCCTGACCGCGACCAGCGACTGGTTCCAGAGCAGCCTCGGCGTGGCGATGGCGTTCGGCAGGTACATCCCGATCATCGCCGTGCTCTGCCTGGCCGGTTCCCTTGCCGCGCAACGGAAGGTTCCGGAGACCTCGGGCACGCTGCCCACCACCGGACCGCTGTTCGGCACGATGCTGACCGGCACGGTCGTGCTCGTCGCCGCTCTCACCTTCATCCCGGCGCTCGCGCTCGGGCCCATCGCGGAGGCACTCGCGTGA
- the kdpB gene encoding potassium-transporting ATPase subunit KdpB: protein MTITEERPVMKHAEENGRVGVGVFSPRQLWTSIPDALRKLNPKHQLSNPVMFVVWVGSLLTTVFAITDPSVFTILIAVWLWFTVLFANLAEAVAEGRGKAQAETLRKSKKETVARRLTEDGSEESVPGVDLRIGDLVVVEAGEVIPGDGDVVEGIATVDESAITGESAPVIRESGGDRCAVTGGTTVLSDRVVVKITTKPGESFVDRMIALVEGASRQKTPNEIALTILLSTLTIIFLLAVVALQPMAGYSGSQQSVVVLTALLVCLIPTTIGALLSAIGIAGMDRLVQRNVLATSGRAVEAAGDVSTLLLDKTGTITFGNRKATELIPVGTSTVEELVHAARLSSLADGTPEGRSILELVAREHGLAETASEDEKLAEFVEFTAQTRMSGINLGDREVRKGATASVRQWVRERGGEVPDETERVVDEISGQGGTPLVVAEVSGGKAFVRGVIRLSDVVKPGMKERFEELRAMGIKTVMITGDNPLTARAIAEDAGVDDYLAEAKPEDKMALIRKEQEGGRLVAMTGDGTNDAPALAQSDVGVAMNTGTSAAKEAGNMVDLDSNPTKLIEIVEIGKQLLITRGALTTFSVANDLAKYFAILPAMFLAIYPQLGGLNIMQLATPKSAILSAVIFNALIIVGLIPLALRGVRYRPSSASALLRRNLLIYGLGGIVSPFVGIWLIDLVVRLIPGIG, encoded by the coding sequence GTGACCATCACCGAAGAACGCCCTGTCATGAAACACGCCGAAGAAAACGGGCGGGTGGGCGTGGGCGTGTTCAGCCCGCGGCAGCTGTGGACGTCCATTCCGGACGCGCTGCGCAAGCTCAACCCCAAGCACCAGCTGTCGAACCCGGTCATGTTCGTCGTCTGGGTCGGCTCACTGCTGACCACCGTCTTCGCGATCACCGACCCCAGCGTGTTCACGATCCTGATCGCCGTGTGGCTGTGGTTCACGGTCCTGTTCGCGAACCTCGCCGAGGCCGTCGCGGAAGGCCGGGGCAAGGCGCAGGCGGAAACCCTGCGCAAGTCCAAAAAGGAGACCGTCGCACGCAGGCTGACCGAGGACGGCTCCGAAGAGAGCGTGCCCGGCGTCGACCTGCGCATCGGCGACCTGGTCGTCGTCGAAGCGGGCGAGGTGATCCCCGGTGACGGTGACGTCGTCGAGGGCATCGCGACCGTCGACGAGTCGGCCATCACCGGTGAGTCGGCGCCGGTCATCCGCGAGTCGGGTGGCGACCGGTGCGCGGTCACCGGCGGCACGACCGTGCTGAGCGACCGGGTCGTCGTGAAGATCACGACCAAGCCTGGTGAGTCCTTTGTGGACCGCATGATCGCGTTGGTGGAAGGCGCTTCGCGGCAGAAGACGCCGAACGAGATCGCGCTGACCATCCTGCTGTCGACCCTGACGATCATCTTCCTGCTCGCGGTCGTCGCGCTGCAGCCGATGGCCGGGTACTCGGGCAGCCAGCAGTCGGTGGTCGTGCTGACCGCGCTGCTCGTCTGCCTCATCCCGACCACGATCGGCGCGCTGCTCTCGGCCATCGGCATCGCCGGCATGGACCGGCTCGTGCAGCGCAACGTGCTCGCGACCTCGGGCCGCGCGGTCGAAGCCGCCGGTGACGTCTCGACGCTGCTGCTCGACAAGACCGGCACCATCACCTTCGGCAACCGCAAGGCGACCGAGCTGATCCCGGTCGGAACGTCCACAGTGGAGGAACTCGTCCATGCCGCACGCCTGTCCAGCCTGGCCGACGGAACCCCGGAAGGCCGCAGCATCCTCGAACTGGTCGCCCGTGAGCACGGACTAGCCGAGACCGCGTCCGAGGACGAGAAGCTCGCCGAGTTCGTCGAGTTCACCGCGCAGACCCGGATGAGCGGCATCAACCTCGGCGACCGCGAGGTCCGCAAGGGCGCGACCGCGTCGGTGCGGCAATGGGTCCGCGAACGGGGCGGCGAGGTGCCCGACGAGACCGAGCGGGTTGTCGACGAGATCAGCGGCCAGGGCGGCACGCCGCTGGTGGTTGCGGAGGTCAGCGGCGGCAAGGCGTTCGTGCGCGGCGTGATCCGGCTGTCCGATGTGGTCAAGCCGGGCATGAAGGAGCGCTTCGAAGAGCTGCGCGCGATGGGCATCAAAACGGTGATGATCACCGGCGACAACCCGCTGACCGCGCGGGCGATCGCCGAGGACGCCGGTGTCGACGACTACCTCGCCGAGGCCAAGCCCGAGGACAAGATGGCGCTGATCCGCAAGGAGCAGGAGGGCGGGCGGCTGGTCGCGATGACCGGCGACGGCACCAACGACGCGCCCGCGCTCGCGCAGTCCGACGTCGGCGTCGCGATGAACACCGGCACCTCGGCCGCCAAAGAGGCGGGCAACATGGTCGACCTCGACTCGAACCCGACCAAGCTGATCGAGATCGTCGAGATCGGCAAGCAGCTGCTGATCACGCGCGGCGCGCTGACCACGTTCAGCGTGGCCAACGACCTCGCGAAGTACTTCGCGATCCTGCCCGCGATGTTCCTGGCCATCTACCCGCAGCTCGGCGGCCTGAACATCATGCAACTGGCGACGCCGAAGTCGGCGATCCTGTCGGCGGTCATCTTCAACGCGCTGATCATCGTCGGGCTGATCCCGCTGGCGCTGCGCGGCGTGCGGTACCGGCCGTCGTCGGCCTCGGCGCTGCTGCGGCGCAACCTGCTGATCTACGGACTCGGCGGCATCGTCAGCCCGTTCGTCGGCATCTGGCTCATCGACCTCGTTGTTCGTCTCATCCCTGGAATCGGGTAA
- the asnB gene encoding asparagine synthase (glutamine-hydrolyzing), with product MCGITGWVSYDSDLTRQQHTLDAMTATMACRGPDDSGTFVRQHAGLGHRRLAIIDLPGGKQPMSSNSVAMVYSGEAYNFTELRAELVKLGHRFETDSDTEVVLHGYLQWGESVADHLNGMYAFAIWDERDDKLVMIRDRMGIKPFYFYPTPDGVLFGSEPKAILANPLARKVVDADGLRELVSMTKAPGWSLWKGMEEVPPGAIVTVDSGGIRTRTYWKLDAVEHTDDQDTTVERVRELMTDIVHRQLVADVPRCVLLSGGLDSSAVTGLAAAHLSSQGEQLRTFSVDFLGQEENFHADEMRDTPDSPFVRDVASLVGSAHRDIVLNPGDLTDPAVRRAVITARDIPAGLGDMDTSLYLLFKAIRAESTVALSGESADEVFGGYRWFHDPEARNTKTFPWLAFRNAITSDRAGLLNKDLRARLDLPTYVADQYAAAVAEVDHLDNASPLEQQMRTICHLHLTRFVRMLLDRKDRASMAVGLEVRVPFCDHRLVEYVYNTPWSLKTFDGREKSLLRHATKHVLPQSVVDRVKSPYPSTQDPAYAVALQQQVKEVLAEHDHPVFGLIDRDWAHNASELDAHTMPSGVRTGLDRVLDLYHWLDIYSPEIQH from the coding sequence ATGTGCGGGATCACCGGCTGGGTCTCTTACGACTCTGATCTGACCAGGCAGCAGCACACCCTCGACGCCATGACCGCCACCATGGCCTGCCGCGGCCCCGACGACTCGGGCACCTTCGTCCGGCAGCACGCCGGGCTCGGCCACCGCAGGCTCGCGATCATCGACCTGCCCGGCGGCAAGCAGCCGATGAGCAGCAACTCGGTCGCCATGGTCTACAGCGGCGAGGCCTACAACTTCACCGAACTGCGCGCCGAGCTGGTCAAGCTCGGCCACCGCTTCGAAACCGACAGCGACACCGAAGTCGTGCTGCACGGTTACCTGCAGTGGGGTGAGAGCGTCGCCGACCACCTCAACGGCATGTACGCCTTCGCGATCTGGGACGAGCGCGACGACAAGCTCGTGATGATCCGCGACCGCATGGGCATCAAGCCGTTCTACTTCTACCCCACCCCCGACGGCGTCCTCTTCGGCTCCGAGCCCAAGGCAATCCTCGCGAACCCCTTGGCCCGCAAGGTGGTCGACGCCGACGGCCTCCGCGAGCTGGTCTCCATGACCAAGGCTCCCGGCTGGTCGCTCTGGAAGGGCATGGAAGAGGTCCCGCCCGGCGCGATCGTCACGGTCGACTCGGGCGGCATCCGCACCAGGACCTACTGGAAGCTAGACGCCGTCGAGCACACCGACGACCAGGACACCACGGTCGAGCGAGTCCGCGAGCTCATGACCGACATCGTCCACCGGCAATTGGTGGCCGACGTCCCCCGCTGCGTGCTCCTGTCCGGCGGCCTCGACTCGAGCGCCGTCACCGGCCTCGCCGCCGCCCACCTGTCATCCCAGGGCGAGCAGCTCCGCACCTTCTCGGTCGATTTCCTGGGCCAGGAAGAGAACTTCCACGCCGACGAGATGCGCGACACCCCGGACTCCCCCTTCGTCCGCGACGTCGCCTCCCTCGTCGGTTCGGCCCACCGCGACATCGTCCTGAACCCCGGCGACCTCACCGACCCGGCCGTCCGCCGCGCGGTCATCACCGCCCGCGACATCCCGGCGGGCCTCGGCGACATGGACACGTCGCTCTACCTGCTGTTCAAGGCCATCCGCGCCGAGTCGACGGTCGCGCTCTCCGGCGAGTCCGCCGACGAGGTCTTCGGCGGCTACCGCTGGTTCCACGACCCCGAAGCCCGCAACACCAAGACCTTCCCCTGGCTGGCCTTCCGCAACGCCATCACCAGCGACCGCGCGGGCCTGCTCAACAAAGACCTTCGCGCCCGCCTCGACCTGCCCACCTACGTCGCCGACCAGTACGCGGCCGCGGTCGCCGAGGTCGACCACCTCGACAACGCCTCGCCTCTCGAACAGCAGATGCGCACGATCTGCCACCTGCATTTGACGCGATTCGTCCGCATGCTCCTTGACCGTAAAGACCGCGCTTCCATGGCCGTCGGCCTGGAAGTCCGCGTGCCTTTCTGCGACCACCGGCTGGTCGAGTACGTCTATAACACGCCTTGGTCGTTGAAGACCTTCGACGGCAGGGAAAAGAGCCTGCTCCGGCACGCCACCAAGCACGTACTCCCCCAGTCCGTCGTGGACCGGGTGAAGAGCCCCTATCCGTCCACTCAGGACCCGGCGTACGCGGTGGCGTTGCAGCAACAGGTCAAGGAGGTCCTCGCCGAGCACGACCACCCGGTCTTCGGCCTGATCGACCGCGACTGGGCGCACAACGCGTCCGAGCTGGACGCCCACACCATGCCGAGCGGCGTGCGCACCGGCCTCGACCGCGTCCTCGACCTCTACCACTGGCTGGACATCTACTCCCCCGAGATCCAGCACTGA
- a CDS encoding potassium-transporting ATPase subunit C — translation MNGLLKQTLAGLRVLIVLTVLLGVLYPLGVWLVSRIPGLESNAEGSIITQDNQPVGSSLIGVDLQGDQWFHSRPSAGSPSASGASNKGPANPDLLEAIAKRRAAVAALEGVQPSQVPLDAVTTSGSGVDPTISVEYANLQVARVARVNGLPEAKVRELVDANTAGVLPGVNVVKLNLAVRDAAGGAR, via the coding sequence ATGAATGGCTTGTTGAAGCAGACCCTCGCCGGGCTGCGCGTGCTCATCGTCTTGACGGTGCTGCTCGGCGTGCTCTACCCGCTCGGCGTGTGGCTGGTGTCGCGGATCCCCGGGCTGGAGTCCAACGCCGAAGGCTCGATCATCACGCAGGACAACCAGCCCGTCGGGTCGTCGCTGATCGGCGTCGACCTGCAGGGTGACCAGTGGTTCCACTCGCGGCCGTCGGCGGGCAGCCCGTCGGCGTCGGGTGCGTCGAACAAGGGCCCGGCCAACCCTGACCTGCTCGAAGCGATCGCGAAGCGCCGCGCCGCCGTCGCCGCGCTCGAAGGCGTCCAGCCGTCGCAGGTGCCGCTCGACGCGGTCACGACTTCGGGCTCGGGTGTCGACCCGACGATCAGCGTCGAGTACGCGAACCTGCAGGTCGCGCGGGTGGCCAGGGTGAACGGTCTTCCCGAAGCCAAGGTGCGCGAGCTGGTCGACGCGAACACGGCAGGAGTGTTGCCCGGCGTGAATGTGGTGAAGCTCAATCTCGCCGTGCGTGACGCCGCCGGGGGAGCAAGATAA
- the kdpF gene encoding K(+)-transporting ATPase subunit F: MNGAGTAANIVGGVLALGLIVYLFIALIKPEKF, encoded by the coding sequence GTGAACGGGGCGGGCACGGCGGCCAACATCGTCGGCGGTGTGCTGGCGCTGGGCCTGATCGTCTACTTGTTCATCGCGCTGATCAAACCGGAGAAATTCTGA
- a CDS encoding DUF4118 domain-containing protein, translating to MDTESRPVKPRRGELRIYLGAAPGVGKTFSMLGEARRRLDRGTDVVAGIVETHGRKKTAELMAGIEVLPRREFVHRGTEFTEMDIDALLARKPEVAIVDELAHTNVPGSRNEKRWQDVEELLAAGIDVLSTVNVQHLQSLNDVVERITGVAQQETIPDEVVRKAEQLELVDITPEALRRRLAHGNVYPAERIDAALGNYFRPGNLTALRELALLWVADQVDVALQRYRAEQKITDTWEARERVVVAITGGPESETLIRRARRIATRAGAELQVVHVLRGDGLSGLGPTAVSRYRKLAEDVGATFHQVVGDNVPNALLDFARGVNATQLVIGTSRRSRVARLFDEGIGAAVVQASGAIDVHTVTHQQAGGRLRARFDHSPLTPSRRMMGWALALVLPAFATGIGLLLERQLDFSTDVIDYVLATVIVALVGGLGPALLAALFSAGLLNFFFTPPLHTLTVHEPRNVITLIAMVVVAVLVATVVDIAARRAAQAARARTEAALLASYARTVLTHEHPVRRLLEKLRENFGLVSVALLEKSDGGWSLVEQAGDDVCRDPDEADVDIAVTADVHLTLRGRALPASDRRVLEAVAGQALLALRQQRMALAAARAERKAEATELRTALLSAVGHDLRTPLTSIKASVGSLRAEDLTLSEEDTAELLEAIELSADRLAGLVENLLDSSRLATGAVRPLLRPVGYDEVVAHALSNVDNSESVLVCVDDTLPAVLADPGLLERVVANVLDNALRHGASGEPVAARASEHSDHVELRIVDHGRGLKKGTADSAFAPFQRLGDRDATPGVGLGLSVAKGFTEAMGGGIRAEDTPGGGLTVVISLPAYRSAMEEIR from the coding sequence GTGGACACCGAAAGCAGGCCCGTGAAGCCGCGCCGGGGCGAACTGAGGATCTACCTCGGCGCGGCACCGGGCGTCGGCAAGACCTTCTCGATGCTGGGCGAGGCGCGGCGGCGGCTCGACCGCGGCACCGACGTCGTCGCCGGCATCGTGGAGACACACGGCCGCAAGAAGACCGCCGAGCTGATGGCGGGCATCGAGGTGCTGCCGCGCCGCGAGTTCGTCCACCGTGGTACCGAGTTCACCGAGATGGACATCGACGCGCTGCTCGCGCGCAAGCCCGAAGTGGCCATTGTGGACGAACTCGCGCACACGAACGTGCCGGGTTCGCGCAACGAGAAGCGGTGGCAGGACGTCGAAGAGCTGCTCGCGGCCGGTATCGACGTGCTGTCCACCGTCAACGTCCAGCACCTGCAGAGCCTCAACGACGTCGTCGAGCGCATCACCGGCGTCGCGCAGCAGGAGACCATCCCGGACGAGGTCGTCCGCAAGGCCGAGCAGCTGGAGCTCGTCGACATCACCCCCGAGGCGCTGCGGCGCAGGCTCGCGCACGGCAACGTCTATCCGGCCGAGCGCATCGACGCCGCGCTCGGGAACTACTTCCGGCCAGGGAACCTGACCGCCTTGCGGGAGTTGGCCTTGTTGTGGGTCGCCGATCAGGTGGATGTCGCGCTGCAGCGATATCGCGCCGAACAGAAGATCACTGACACCTGGGAGGCCCGGGAACGGGTCGTCGTCGCCATCACCGGCGGGCCGGAGAGCGAGACGCTCATCCGGCGCGCGCGGCGCATCGCGACCAGGGCCGGTGCCGAACTGCAGGTCGTGCACGTGCTGCGCGGCGACGGGCTGTCCGGACTCGGGCCGACGGCGGTGTCGAGGTACCGGAAGCTGGCCGAGGACGTCGGCGCGACGTTCCACCAGGTGGTCGGCGACAACGTGCCGAACGCGCTGCTCGACTTCGCGCGCGGCGTCAACGCGACGCAGCTGGTGATCGGCACGTCGCGGCGCTCGCGGGTGGCGCGGCTGTTCGACGAGGGCATCGGCGCGGCCGTCGTCCAGGCGTCCGGCGCGATCGACGTGCACACGGTCACCCACCAGCAGGCGGGCGGACGGCTGCGCGCCCGGTTCGACCACAGCCCGCTGACCCCGTCGCGGCGGATGATGGGCTGGGCGCTCGCGCTGGTGCTGCCCGCGTTCGCGACCGGGATCGGGCTGCTGCTGGAACGCCAGCTGGACTTCTCGACCGACGTGATCGACTACGTGCTCGCGACGGTCATCGTCGCGCTGGTCGGCGGCCTCGGCCCGGCGCTGCTCGCGGCGCTGTTTTCGGCCGGGTTGCTGAACTTCTTCTTCACGCCGCCGCTGCACACACTGACCGTGCACGAGCCAAGGAACGTGATCACGCTGATCGCGATGGTCGTGGTCGCGGTGCTGGTGGCGACCGTCGTCGACATCGCCGCGCGCCGGGCCGCGCAGGCCGCACGGGCTCGTACCGAGGCCGCGCTGCTCGCCTCCTACGCGCGGACGGTCCTGACGCACGAGCATCCCGTGCGCAGGCTGCTCGAAAAGCTGCGCGAGAACTTCGGGCTGGTCTCGGTGGCACTGCTGGAAAAGAGCGACGGCGGCTGGTCACTGGTCGAGCAGGCGGGCGACGACGTCTGCCGGGACCCCGACGAGGCGGACGTCGACATCGCCGTCACCGCGGACGTGCACCTGACGTTGCGCGGGCGGGCGCTGCCCGCATCGGATCGGCGGGTTCTGGAGGCTGTCGCGGGGCAGGCGCTGCTGGCCTTGCGGCAGCAGCGGATGGCGCTCGCGGCCGCCCGCGCCGAGCGGAAGGCCGAGGCGACCGAGCTGCGGACGGCGCTGCTTTCCGCTGTGGGCCACGATTTGCGGACGCCGTTGACGTCGATCAAGGCCTCGGTCGGCAGCCTCCGCGCGGAGGACCTGACACTGTCCGAAGAGGACACCGCCGAGCTGCTGGAGGCGATCGAGCTGTCGGCCGACCGGCTCGCTGGGCTCGTCGAGAACCTGCTGGACTCGTCACGGCTGGCGACCGGCGCGGTGCGGCCGTTGCTCCGGCCGGTCGGCTACGACGAGGTCGTCGCCCACGCCTTGTCCAATGTGGACAACTCGGAGTCGGTGCTCGTGTGCGTCGACGACACGCTGCCCGCGGTGCTGGCGGACCCGGGACTGCTCGAACGTGTGGTCGCGAACGTCCTCGACAACGCGCTGCGGCACGGCGCGTCGGGTGAGCCGGTCGCCGCACGGGCATCGGAGCATTCCGACCACGTCGAACTCCGGATCGTCGACCACGGCCGAGGGCTGAAGAAGGGCACGGCCGACTCGGCGTTCGCCCCGTTCCAGCGTCTCGGCGACCGCGACGCGACCCCCGGCGTCGGCCTCGGCCTTTCGGTGGCGAAGGGGTTCACCGAGGCGATGGGCGGCGGCATCCGCGCCGAGGACACGCCGGGCGGCGGCCTCACCGTGGTGATTTCCCTGCCCGCCTATCGTTCTGCCATGGAGGAGATCCGATGA
- a CDS encoding Gfo/Idh/MocA family oxidoreductase: MRLGLAGTGRIGTSHAETLKGFDEVTSVVVADVDPARARAASAKLGVEFADGIDALFQSGLDGLVVTAATDAHPKLITAAVDAGIPVFCEKPVAADIEGTLAVIDRISGSDVPVQIGFQRRFDAGYTTARDAVASGDLGWIHTLRATTLDPAPPPAEYVPHSGGLFRDCGVHDFDIIRWVSGREVTEVYALGTNRGEQFFADAGDVDTAAATLVLDDDTLAVVSLTRYNAAGYDVRLEVLGSQSNVIVGLDDRAPLRSVEPGVVALAGPAYPGFMERFRPAYNRELEVFVSVVAGRATSPCGVADALEAFYVAEACEISRRERRPVRIDEVRR, translated from the coding sequence ATGAGGTTGGGACTTGCAGGCACCGGCCGGATCGGCACCTCGCACGCCGAGACGCTGAAGGGCTTCGACGAGGTCACCTCGGTCGTCGTCGCCGACGTCGACCCGGCGCGCGCCCGCGCCGCGTCGGCCAAGCTCGGCGTCGAGTTCGCCGACGGCATCGACGCGCTGTTCCAGTCCGGTTTGGACGGTCTGGTGGTCACCGCGGCCACCGACGCCCACCCGAAGCTGATCACCGCCGCCGTCGACGCGGGCATCCCGGTCTTCTGCGAAAAGCCGGTCGCCGCCGACATCGAGGGCACTCTCGCGGTCATCGACCGCATCAGCGGCTCGGACGTCCCGGTCCAGATCGGCTTCCAGCGCCGCTTCGACGCCGGCTACACCACCGCCCGCGACGCCGTCGCCTCCGGCGACCTCGGCTGGATCCACACCCTGCGCGCCACCACACTCGACCCCGCGCCCCCGCCCGCCGAGTACGTCCCGCACTCGGGTGGTCTTTTCCGCGACTGCGGCGTCCACGACTTCGACATCATCCGCTGGGTCAGCGGCCGCGAGGTCACCGAGGTCTACGCACTCGGCACCAACCGCGGCGAGCAGTTCTTCGCCGACGCCGGCGACGTCGACACGGCCGCCGCCACCCTCGTCCTCGACGACGACACCCTCGCCGTCGTCTCCCTCACCCGCTACAACGCCGCGGGCTACGACGTCCGCCTCGAAGTACTCGGCTCCCAGTCGAACGTCATAGTCGGCCTCGACGACCGCGCCCCCCTCCGCTCGGTCGAGCCCGGCGTCGTCGCACTCGCAGGCCCCGCCTACCCCGGCTTCATGGAACGCTTCCGCCCCGCCTACAACCGCGAACTCGAGGTCTTCGTCTCCGTGGTCGCCGGCCGCGCCACCAGCCCCTGCGGCGTAGCGGACGCCCTCGAAGCCTTCTACGTCGCCGAAGCCTGCGAGATCTCCCGCCGCGAACGCCGCCCCGTCCGCATCGACGAAGTCCGCCGCTGA